The Pongo pygmaeus isolate AG05252 chromosome 11, NHGRI_mPonPyg2-v2.0_pri, whole genome shotgun sequence genome includes a region encoding these proteins:
- the TMEM169 gene encoding transmembrane protein 169: MEEPTAVEGQVQLPSPHHGSLRKAVAAALALDGESTMGRRKKKRKESRPESIIIYRSDNEKTDEEPGESEGGDQPKEEEGDDFLDYPVDDDMWNLPLDSRYVTLTGTITRGKKKGQMVDIHVTLTEKELQELTKPKESSRETTPEGRMACQMGADRGPHVVLWTLICLPVVFILSFVVSFYYGTITWYNIFLVYNEERTFWHKISYCPCLILFYPVLIMAMASSLGLYAAVVQLSWSWEAWWQAARDMEKGFCGWLCSKLGLEDCSPYSIVELLESDNISSTLSNKDPIQEVETSTV; encoded by the exons ATGGAAGAACCAACAGCAGTAGAAGGCCAGGTCCAGCTTCCAAGCCCCCACCATGGCTCTCTCAGGAAGGCTGTGGCTGCTGCCCTGGCGCTGGATGGGGAATCCACAATGGGGCgcaggaaaaagaagaggaaagagtcaCGCCCAGAATCCATCATCATCTACCGCTCAGACAATGAGAAAACAGATGAGGAGCCCGGGGAATCAGAAGGTGGAGATCAGCctaaagaggaggagggagatgatTTCCTAGACTATCCTGTGGATGATG ATATGTGGAACCTGCCTCTGGACAGCCGCTATGTCACCTTAACTGGGACCATCACACGAGGGAAGAAAAAGGGTCAGATGGTGGACATCCATGTCACATTGACAGAGAAAGAGCTGCAGGAACTGACCAAGCCTAAAGAGTCATCAAGGGAAACGACGCCTGAAGGAAGAATGGCCTGCCAGATGGGAGCTGACCGTGGGCCCCATGTGGTCCTCTGGacgctgatctgcctgcctgtgGTTTTCATCCTCTCTTTTGTTGTCTCTTTCTACTACGGCACTATCACCTGGTACAACATCTTCCTCGTGTATAATGAGGAAAGGACCTTCTGGCACAAGATCTCGTATTGCCCTTGCCTCATTCTCTTCTATCCAGTGCTCATAATGGCCATGGCTTCTTCCCTGGGCCTCTACGCTGCTGTGGTCCAGCTCTCGTGGTCCTGGGAAGCATGGTGGCAAGCTGCCCGGGACATGGAGAAAGGCTTCTGTGGCTGGCTCTGCAGCAAGCTGGGTCTGGAGGACTGTTCTCCCTACAGCATTGTGGAGTTGCTTGAATCCGACAATATCTCAAGCACTCTATCCAACAAGGACCCCATCCAAGAAGTAGAAACCTCCACGGTCTAA